In Meiothermus ruber DSM 1279, the following proteins share a genomic window:
- a CDS encoding methyltransferase — MNLEAYHTLLKTPVPGGFLYTKPGARGSQDPAYTLLAEVLEPHGQSALDLNPGIGLVTHALRQQGLRVQAIETSRASLRCLEASFGSSVRVTRGLPWATEPDSADLVALVLPAHRGTRFVELALLGAARALRTGGRLWIAGSKDKGFAHYFKLAQAWVGYGLLVRREGAWRVAVLEKEKPAPSLPEVWQSFDWAFMGKTLSFSYLPGVFSGGHLDPGSAMLLRELPQDLGHVLDIGGGYGALSRPLLGRAQGLTLLEDDWISVLCAQKNLGEAATVLHSDVDEALTEDQTFTTIITNPPFHVGGLVVLETAIAFIEAAHARLERGGKFYLVANRFLPYEPLLEARFATVRTLAVNTHKVLVAYK; from the coding sequence ATGAACCTCGAGGCCTACCACACCCTGCTTAAAACCCCCGTTCCAGGAGGCTTCCTCTACACCAAACCGGGCGCGCGTGGAAGCCAGGATCCCGCCTATACGCTCCTGGCCGAGGTGCTTGAGCCCCACGGTCAGTCCGCCCTCGACCTCAACCCCGGCATTGGGTTGGTGACCCACGCCCTGCGCCAGCAGGGCCTGCGCGTGCAGGCCATCGAGACCTCGAGGGCCTCCCTGCGCTGCCTGGAAGCCAGTTTTGGTTCGTCGGTTCGGGTAACCCGGGGCCTGCCCTGGGCCACCGAACCCGACTCAGCCGATCTCGTAGCCCTGGTGCTGCCGGCCCACCGGGGTACCCGCTTCGTGGAGCTAGCCCTGTTGGGAGCGGCTCGAGCCCTGCGCACTGGGGGCCGGCTGTGGATTGCCGGCAGCAAAGATAAAGGCTTCGCGCACTACTTCAAGCTCGCCCAGGCCTGGGTGGGCTACGGCCTGCTGGTGCGGCGCGAAGGAGCCTGGCGCGTCGCCGTGCTGGAAAAAGAAAAGCCCGCACCCAGCCTGCCCGAGGTCTGGCAGTCTTTCGACTGGGCGTTCATGGGCAAGACCCTATCCTTTTCTTATCTGCCCGGCGTTTTCTCAGGCGGCCACTTGGATCCCGGTAGCGCCATGCTCCTGCGCGAGCTTCCCCAAGACCTGGGCCACGTGCTGGACATCGGCGGGGGTTATGGCGCACTGAGCCGTCCACTGCTGGGCCGGGCCCAGGGCCTCACCCTGCTGGAAGACGACTGGATCAGCGTGCTGTGCGCCCAGAAGAACCTGGGCGAGGCGGCCACCGTGCTACACTCCGATGTGGACGAGGCCTTGACAGAAGACCAGACCTTTACTACCATTATCACGAACCCCCCGTTTCACGTGGGGGGGCTTGTCGTGTTAGAAACCGCCATCGCATTTATTGAAGCCGCCCACGCCCGCCTAGAGAGGGGCGGGAAATTTTATCTTGTGGCCAACCGCTTTCTTCCTTATGAGCCCCTGCTGGAGGCGCGTTTTGCCACCGTGCGCACCCTGGCAGTAAACACTCACAAGGTGTTGGTGGCCTATAAGTAA
- the tsaB gene encoding tRNA (adenosine(37)-N6)-threonylcarbamoyltransferase complex dimerization subunit type 1 TsaB, whose amino-acid sequence MLVLAIDTATPYLVLGLPHAERAIRLERRHAEVLWPELEAFLQQTGVSLKELTGIAVGRGPGSYTGLRVGIAAGLGLARGLGIPVAGVETLEAVALRHQGPVTVVQRTRNALCYAACYVVEGAQVQVVQPPHRARFGELAPTGLMTIDEPPSGQALAALGLAALKARPGRVEPLYL is encoded by the coding sequence GTGCTGGTGCTCGCGATTGATACCGCCACGCCCTACCTGGTGCTGGGACTCCCCCACGCCGAACGCGCCATACGCTTAGAGCGCCGCCACGCCGAGGTGCTGTGGCCGGAGCTCGAGGCCTTCTTGCAGCAAACCGGGGTAAGCCTCAAGGAGTTGACCGGGATAGCGGTCGGGCGCGGGCCCGGCTCGTACACCGGGCTGCGGGTGGGCATTGCGGCCGGTCTGGGCCTGGCCCGGGGACTGGGCATTCCCGTGGCGGGCGTGGAGACGCTGGAAGCCGTGGCCCTGCGCCACCAGGGGCCGGTCACCGTGGTTCAGCGCACCCGCAACGCGCTTTGCTATGCCGCTTGTTATGTTGTTGAGGGGGCGCAGGTTCAGGTCGTACAGCCCCCCCACCGGGCCCGGTTCGGCGAGCTGGCGCCCACCGGTCTGATGACGATCGACGAGCCCCCTTCGGGCCAGGCCCTCGCTGCCCTGGGCCTGGCCGCGCTAAAGGCCCGACCCGGGCGGGTTGAGCCGCTTTACCTATGA
- the proC gene encoding pyrroline-5-carboxylate reductase, producing the protein MKLAIVGVGKMGKSILEGLLRAEMLEPGEIGILDTPERTQAVAQETGARPLHLEDLRRCERILLSVQPKDLAGLAPQIAHPNVGYISIMAGVSTAVLSRRLGTRRVVRCMPNLAATIGKSSTAVTGPREAEEAGDLQFARALFATVGDVYDLPERLFDAFTGMSASAPAYVAVVAEALADGGVKQGIPRAQALRLAADVLIATGELLRRKHPAVLKDEVSSPGGTTIHGLAALEARGVRAALMEAVEAATLRGHELGKDE; encoded by the coding sequence ATGAAATTGGCTATCGTGGGTGTAGGCAAGATGGGTAAGAGCATTTTAGAAGGTCTGCTGCGGGCCGAGATGCTCGAGCCTGGCGAGATCGGCATCCTCGACACCCCAGAGCGCACCCAGGCAGTGGCGCAGGAGACTGGCGCCAGGCCCCTCCATCTGGAGGACTTGCGACGCTGCGAACGAATACTGCTGAGTGTGCAACCCAAAGACCTGGCCGGCCTGGCCCCCCAGATTGCCCATCCCAACGTGGGCTATATCTCCATCATGGCCGGGGTGTCCACTGCGGTGCTCTCCCGCCGGCTGGGCACCCGGCGGGTGGTGCGCTGTATGCCCAACCTGGCGGCTACCATTGGCAAGAGCTCCACAGCCGTTACCGGCCCCCGCGAGGCCGAGGAGGCGGGTGACCTGCAGTTTGCGCGGGCCCTGTTCGCTACCGTCGGGGATGTCTACGACCTGCCCGAACGGCTCTTCGACGCCTTTACGGGCATGTCGGCCTCGGCGCCGGCGTATGTGGCCGTGGTGGCGGAGGCCCTGGCCGATGGGGGCGTCAAACAAGGCATCCCACGGGCCCAGGCCCTGCGGCTTGCGGCCGATGTTCTGATTGCCACCGGCGAGCTGCTGCGCAGAAAACACCCTGCGGTGCTCAAGGACGAGGTCAGCAGCCCCGGGGGTACCACCATCCACGGCCTGGCTGCCCTCGAGGCCCGCGGTGTTCGCGCAGCCTTGATGGAGGCAGTGGAGGCCGCTACCCTGCGCGGGCACGAACTGGGGAAGGACGAATAG
- a CDS encoding adenosine-specific kinase — translation MELQIVRVEKPENLNVILGMSHFIKTVEDLHEALVTAVPGIRFGLAFCEASGKRLIRKTGTSDELVELAVKNAQAIGAGHSFLIVLGEGYFPINVLHAVKACPEVVRIFAATANPLAVIVAEQDDQRGILGVLDGYKPLGVEAEEDMQWRKDILRKFGYKVG, via the coding sequence ATGGAACTGCAAATCGTCAGGGTGGAAAAACCCGAAAACCTGAATGTTATCCTGGGCATGAGCCACTTCATCAAGACGGTGGAGGATCTCCACGAGGCCCTGGTTACAGCGGTGCCGGGCATTCGGTTTGGCCTGGCTTTCTGCGAGGCTTCGGGTAAGCGACTGATACGCAAAACGGGCACCTCCGACGAGCTGGTGGAGCTGGCGGTCAAAAACGCCCAGGCCATTGGGGCCGGCCACTCATTCCTGATCGTGCTGGGCGAAGGCTACTTTCCCATCAATGTGCTGCACGCTGTGAAGGCCTGCCCAGAAGTGGTGCGGATTTTTGCTGCAACCGCCAACCCGCTCGCGGTGATTGTGGCCGAGCAGGATGATCAGCGCGGGATTCTGGGGGTTTTAGATGGCTATAAGCCGCTGGGGGTCGAGGCCGAGGAAGACATGCAGTGGCGCAAGGACATTCTGCGCAAATTCGGCTACAAAGTGGGTTAA
- the bcp gene encoding thioredoxin-dependent thiol peroxidase has protein sequence MLNVGDSAPNFTLPDQEGKLHTLEDYRGRWVVLYFYPKDDTPGCTKEACSFRDEKGRLEELGAVVLGVSADDVQSHGRFHGKYGLNFPLLSNPDKEVIRAYGAWGSKTLYGKAYEGVMRYTYLIDPAGRVARVWNKVKPDEHALEVAEALLELQQQKVGGNSVS, from the coding sequence ATGCTGAACGTTGGTGACTCCGCTCCAAACTTCACCCTACCCGACCAGGAAGGCAAGCTGCACACCCTCGAGGACTACCGCGGCCGCTGGGTGGTGCTTTACTTCTACCCCAAGGACGATACGCCCGGCTGTACCAAGGAAGCCTGTAGCTTTCGAGACGAAAAAGGCCGCCTGGAAGAGCTGGGGGCGGTGGTGCTGGGGGTCTCCGCCGACGATGTGCAAAGCCACGGCAGGTTTCACGGCAAGTATGGCCTGAATTTCCCGCTCCTGTCCAACCCCGACAAAGAGGTCATTCGCGCTTATGGGGCCTGGGGTAGCAAGACCCTGTACGGCAAGGCCTACGAAGGGGTGATGCGTTACACCTACCTGATCGACCCGGCGGGCCGGGTGGCCCGGGTGTGGAATAAAGTGAAGCCCGATGAGCACGCCCTCGAGGTCGCGGAGGCCCTGCTGGAGCTCCAGCAGCAGAAGGTTGGTGGCAATTCGGTAAGCTAG